The following coding sequences are from one Melospiza melodia melodia isolate bMelMel2 chromosome 2, bMelMel2.pri, whole genome shotgun sequence window:
- the ZBED1 gene encoding E3 SUMO-protein ligase ZBED1, with amino-acid sequence MENKSLEGSPSDLKLVAHPRAKSKVWKYFGFDTNAEGCILQWKKIYCRICMAQIAYSGNTSNLSYHLEKNHPDEFCEFVKSNTEQMREAFATAFSKIKPESSQQVVQDSLIMKTYQNYENKKHQELTSAVISLICEGMYPASIVDEPTFKALLRTADPRYELPSRKYFCTKAIPEKYSAIREIVLKELTEVLWCGISTDMWRSENQNRSYVTVAVHFLSSSPANCLAVNSRCLKTFEVPEDNTAETITRVLYETFIEWGINTKVFGATTDYSKDIVKACSLLDIPVQMPCLGHTFNAGIQQAFQLPKLCNLLARCRKLVEYFQQSTVAMYMLSEKQKQQNILHCMLVSDRVSWWGSTLAMLQRLKEQQFVIAAVLVEDSNNHHLMLESSEWNTIEGLVELLQPFKQVAEMMSASKYPTISMVKPLLHMLLNTTLNIKENDLKEISMAKEVIAKELSTTYQHTPEIDMFLNVATFLDPRYKKLPFLSAFERQQVENRVVEEAKSLLEKVKENSFRTEEKFFTVSEEPPMKKIIISSTPPPTSVINNMLAEIFCQTGGVEDQEEWHAQIVEELSNFKSQKVLGLNEDPLKWWSDRLALFPVLPKVLQKYWCILATRVFPERLFGSSANVVSAKRNRLAPAHVDEQIFLYENSRNGSEAEPEDEDEGEWGLEQEQIFNLNDSVNINNSFFNIRDSGFV; translated from the coding sequence ATGGAGAATAAAAGTTTAGAAGGTTCCCCATCAGACCTAAAGTTAGTGGCTCACCCGAGAGCAAAGAGTAAAGTGTGGAAGTACTTTGGGTTTGATACCAATGCAGAAGGATGCATATTACAGTGGAAGAAGATCTACTGCCGGATTTGCATGGCACAGATTGCCTATTCAGGAAACACGTCCAACCTTTCCTACCACCTTGAAAAGAACCACCCCGATGAATTCTGTGAGTTTGTGAAAAGCAACACTGAGCAAATGAGGGAAGCCTTTGCCACAGCATTTTCAAAAATCAAGCCGGAGTCATCACAGCAGGTTGTTCAAGATAGCCTCATCATGAAGACCTACCAGAACTACGAAAACAAAAAACATCAGGAACTGACATCTGCAGTCATCAGCTTAATTTGTGAGGGCATGTATCCAGCCTCCATCGTCGATGAACCTACCTTCAAGGCCCTCTTGAGAACAGCGGACCCCAGGTATGAACTTCCGAGCCGGAAGTACTTCTGTACAAAAGCAATTCCTGAAAAGTACAGTGCTATTAGAGAAATTGTGCTGAAAGAGCTCACTGAGGTTCTCTGGTGTGGCATATCCACGGACATGTGGAGGAGTGAAAACCAGAACAGGTCATATGTAACTGTGGCAGTTCACTTTCTCAGCAGCAGTCCTGCCAACTGCCTGGCTGTGAACTCACGGTGTTTGAAAACGTTCGAAGTGCCGGAGGATAACACTGCAGAGACCATTACACGAGTCCTTTATGAAACATTCATTGAGTGGGGGATCAATACAAAAGTCTTTGGTGCTACGACAGATTACAGTAAAGACATTGTAAAAGCTTGCTCTCTCTTAGATATTCCCGTACAGATGCCTTGCTTGGGGCACACTTTTAACGCAGGAATACAACAAGCTTTTCAGCTCCCCAAACTCTGCAACCTTCTTGCCAGGTGCCGAAAGCTGGTGGAGTATTTTCAGCAGTCTACGGTCGCCATGTACATGCTGAGCGaaaagcagaagcagcagaaTATTCTCCACTGCATGCTGGTAAGCGACCGTGTTTCCTGGTGGGGAAGCACGCTCGCTATGCTGCAGCGCCTCAAGGAGCAGCAGTTTGTCATTGCGGCTGTTCTCGTGGAGGACAGCAACAACCACCACCTCATGCTGGAATCCAGTGAGTGGAATACAATCGAAGGGCtggtggagctgctccagcctttcAAGCAGGTTGCTGAGATGATGTCTGCTTCAAAGTACCCGACGATAAGTATGGTAAAGCCACTTCTCCACATGCTTCTGAATACCACTCTGAACATCAAAGAGAACGATTTGAAAGAAATCAGCATGGCAAAGGAGGTGATTGCTAAAGAGTTGTCAACCACCTACCAGCACACACCTGAGATAGACATGTTTCTCAATGTTGCAACTTTCTTGGATCCCCGCTACAAGAAACTGCCTTTTCTTTCAGCCTTTGAGAGGCAGCAGGTGGAAAACAGAGTGGTGGAAGAAGCAAAAAGCCTGCtggagaaagtaaaagaaaatagTTTTAGAACTGaggagaaattcttcactgtttcAGAAGAGCCCCCTATGAAAAAAATCATAATCTCCTCTACTCCTCCTCCTACCAGTGTCATCAACAACATGCTTGCAGAGATCTTTTGCCAGACAGGAGGCGTGGAAGACCAGGAGGAATGGCATGCCCAAATCGTTGAGGAGTTGAGCAACTTCAAGTCACAAAAGGTCCTTGGTTTGAATGAAGACCCATTGAAGTGGTGGTCTGACAGACTAGCACTGTTTCCAGTTTTACCAAAGGTTCTTCAAAAATACTGGTGTATTCTGGCCACAAGGGTCTTCCCTGAACGCCTTTTTGGCTCTTCTGCTAATGTAGTGAGTGCAAAGAGAAACCGGTTAGCCCCGGCTCACGTGGATGAGCAGATCTTTTTGTATGAAAACAGTCGCAATGGGTCTGAGGCAGAACCggaggatgaagatgaaggaGAGTGGGGTTTGGAACAGGAAcagatttttaatttaaatgaCTCAGTAAACATAAACAACAGTTTCTTTAATATTCGAGACAGTGGGTTTGTTTGA